In Actinomadura citrea, a single window of DNA contains:
- a CDS encoding MFS transporter, whose translation MKSAEHPTILATLREMSGTVRILVLGNLISNLAAFLNAFLVLFLTGEGFTAWESGVVLTALMVGRISGSAVGGAAADRVGYRWVIVGSMAGTAALTAALVHVPNVWIGALVAGGAGLTATAYRPAAMAWVVELTPKDRHVMVFSVLRLTFNVGSTVGPMGAALLLTYASYGALFYVDAATSLAFGVVAYVALRSDAEPAPGGGGSGGERAGYGQVLADRRFMLVVLGLFLTAVTYIQSSAALPLFVTGSGHDERVFAMLLSVNGGIVIAFEVLLSKWLQRLPIGVPMTFGMAMLGVGHLIYTGPTPVALLLLATVVWTFGEVIAAPSMMAYPGLVAPAALRARYIAAATIPQQVGYAVGPMIGVAAWHAWGSGVWVLTGVFGLVGAAAVGAGAGLARRRPADEPEPALEPATAAEGGD comes from the coding sequence ATGAAGTCCGCGGAGCACCCGACGATTCTCGCCACGCTGCGCGAGATGAGCGGGACCGTCCGGATCCTGGTCCTCGGCAACCTGATCAGCAACCTGGCGGCGTTCCTCAACGCGTTCCTCGTGCTGTTCCTGACCGGCGAGGGCTTCACCGCGTGGGAGAGCGGCGTCGTGCTGACCGCGCTCATGGTCGGCCGGATCTCCGGGTCCGCGGTGGGCGGCGCCGCCGCGGACCGGGTCGGGTACCGCTGGGTCATCGTCGGCTCGATGGCGGGCACGGCGGCGCTCACCGCGGCCCTCGTGCACGTGCCGAACGTGTGGATCGGCGCCCTCGTCGCCGGGGGAGCGGGTCTGACCGCGACGGCGTACCGCCCGGCGGCGATGGCGTGGGTCGTCGAGCTCACGCCCAAGGACCGGCACGTGATGGTCTTCTCGGTGCTGCGGCTGACGTTCAACGTCGGCTCGACGGTCGGCCCGATGGGCGCCGCACTGCTGCTGACCTACGCGTCCTACGGCGCGCTGTTCTACGTGGACGCGGCGACGTCGCTGGCGTTCGGCGTGGTCGCCTACGTGGCGCTGCGGTCGGACGCCGAGCCCGCGCCCGGTGGCGGCGGATCCGGCGGGGAGCGCGCCGGCTACGGGCAGGTGCTGGCCGACCGGCGGTTCATGCTCGTGGTGCTCGGCCTCTTCCTCACCGCGGTGACCTACATCCAGTCGTCGGCCGCCCTGCCGCTGTTCGTGACGGGCTCGGGTCACGACGAGCGGGTGTTCGCGATGCTGCTGTCCGTCAACGGGGGCATCGTCATCGCCTTCGAGGTGCTGCTGTCCAAGTGGCTCCAGCGGCTGCCGATCGGGGTGCCGATGACGTTCGGCATGGCGATGCTGGGCGTCGGCCATCTGATCTACACCGGACCGACGCCCGTCGCGCTGCTCCTCCTCGCGACGGTCGTGTGGACGTTCGGGGAGGTCATCGCGGCGCCGTCCATGATGGCCTACCCCGGCCTCGTCGCGCCGGCCGCGCTGCGCGCCCGATACATCGCGGCGGCGACGATCCCGCAGCAGGTCGGCTACGCCGTCGGCCCCATGATCGGTGTCGCGGCGTGGCACGCGTGGGGTTCGGGCGTCTGGGTCCTGACCGGGGTGTTCGGCCTCGTGGGCGCCGCGGCCGTCGGCGCCGGCGCCGGGCTGGCGCGGCGGCGGCCGGCGGACGAGCCCGAGCCCGCCCTGGAGCCGGCCACGGCGGCCGAGGGCGGCGAT
- a CDS encoding ATP-grasp domain-containing protein, producing MSYDPPAGGERPLLLLVASSYWVYRKYILESVSQRYRLWLLNPSPASWEEPYIDGHTVVDCLDLDKLTAAAREVARDHEVAGVFCYDEVYIETSAHLSAALGFPVLDPGAVARCRDKSATREALRDAGFPQPASRAVASLEEARAFAGEIGYPIIVKPRNLGGSLGLSKVERPEDLDAAFALTDGTRMGGIRQFEDYVVVEEFLDGPEISVECVLFQGECTPLIVARKVLGGSGDLAFEEIGHDVDANDPLLSDADFRDTLTGVHAAVGFTDGFTHIEFKLTPDGARHVIEINVRLGGGMIPYLGLLTSGVDGPLAAADVAVGRRPAPRFPGPRRAASIRFAYPPFDMEITSATAHKELMRPPVAEVELGTQPGARVRLPPHGLARSGYVIAVGETPAQTRAAIPDAGRFFTFEGTPLEQAP from the coding sequence ATGTCGTATGACCCGCCCGCGGGCGGCGAGCGTCCGCTCCTTCTCCTGGTCGCGAGCAGCTACTGGGTCTACCGCAAGTACATCCTGGAGTCGGTGTCGCAGCGGTACCGGCTCTGGCTGCTCAACCCGTCCCCGGCGAGCTGGGAGGAGCCCTACATCGACGGACACACCGTCGTCGACTGCCTCGACCTGGACAAGCTGACGGCGGCGGCCCGCGAGGTCGCCCGCGACCACGAGGTCGCCGGCGTGTTCTGCTACGACGAGGTCTACATCGAGACGTCCGCGCACCTCAGCGCGGCGCTCGGGTTCCCCGTCCTCGACCCGGGCGCGGTGGCGCGGTGCCGGGACAAGTCCGCGACGCGGGAGGCGCTGCGGGACGCCGGGTTCCCGCAGCCCGCGTCCCGCGCCGTGGCCTCGCTGGAGGAGGCGCGCGCGTTCGCCGGCGAGATCGGCTACCCGATCATCGTCAAGCCGCGCAACCTCGGCGGCAGCCTCGGCCTCAGCAAGGTCGAGAGGCCGGAGGACCTGGACGCCGCGTTCGCGCTCACCGACGGGACGCGGATGGGCGGCATCCGCCAGTTCGAGGACTACGTGGTCGTGGAGGAGTTCCTCGACGGCCCGGAGATCTCCGTCGAGTGCGTCCTGTTCCAGGGGGAGTGCACGCCGCTGATCGTGGCGCGCAAGGTGCTCGGCGGCAGCGGCGATCTGGCGTTCGAGGAGATCGGCCACGACGTCGACGCCAACGACCCGCTGCTCTCGGACGCGGACTTCCGCGACACGCTGACCGGCGTGCACGCCGCCGTCGGGTTCACCGACGGGTTCACGCACATCGAGTTCAAGCTGACCCCGGACGGCGCGAGGCACGTCATCGAGATCAACGTCCGGCTGGGCGGCGGGATGATCCCCTACCTCGGGCTGCTGACCTCCGGCGTCGACGGGCCGCTCGCGGCGGCGGACGTGGCGGTGGGACGCCGCCCGGCCCCGCGGTTCCCGGGGCCCCGCAGGGCCGCGTCCATCCGGTTCGCCTATCCCCCGTTCGACATGGAGATCACGTCGGCGACCGCGCACAAGGAGCTGATGCGCCCGCCGGTCGCCGAGGTCGAACTCGGCACGCAACCGGGCGCGCGGGTGCGGCTGCCACCGCACGGGCTGGCCCGCTCCGGCTACGTGATCGCGGTCGGGGAGACGCCGGCCCAGACCCGCGCCGCCATACCGGACGCCGGGCGGTTCTTCACCTTCGAGGGCACCCCGCTGGAGCAGGCGCCATGA
- a CDS encoding amidinotransferase — MTENAPSAGQPAPVGSYNEWDPLEEVIVGVVDGAAVPPWHPAIEATVPPEAWDFYRRNGGGGFPEDQVEAAREELEGFVSILEGEGVTVRRPDPVDQSRPFGTADWTSTGGSSHTFPRDIALVAGDQIVEATMGWRSYYFATHPFRTIFKDYFRRGARWVAAPKPQLTDASFNPGYAAAKPEAMSLDDPFPDATSVITEFEPIVDAGDFMRFGRDILVQRSHVTNRFGIEWVRRLLGGEFRVHEVAFADDHPMHMNATFVPLRPGRVLINPERVPELPEMFADWDVLICPEPAIPADQTMYFCSRWIAMNTLMLDQDRIFVEAQETDLLRLLEKEGFTPVPVPFRTVNTFGGGFHCATLDVRRRGGPEDYFS; from the coding sequence ATGACCGAGAACGCGCCGTCGGCCGGGCAGCCCGCCCCGGTCGGCTCGTACAACGAGTGGGACCCGCTGGAAGAGGTGATCGTCGGCGTCGTCGACGGCGCCGCCGTCCCGCCGTGGCATCCGGCGATCGAGGCGACCGTGCCGCCCGAGGCGTGGGACTTCTACCGCCGCAACGGCGGCGGCGGCTTCCCGGAGGACCAGGTCGAGGCGGCCCGCGAGGAGCTCGAAGGGTTCGTGTCGATCCTGGAGGGCGAGGGCGTGACGGTCCGGCGCCCCGACCCGGTCGACCAGTCCCGACCGTTCGGGACCGCCGACTGGACGTCCACCGGCGGCTCGTCGCACACCTTCCCCCGCGACATCGCCCTGGTCGCCGGCGACCAGATCGTCGAGGCGACGATGGGCTGGCGGTCGTACTACTTCGCCACCCACCCGTTCCGGACGATCTTCAAGGACTACTTCCGGCGCGGCGCCCGCTGGGTCGCGGCGCCGAAGCCGCAGCTCACCGACGCGTCCTTCAACCCCGGCTACGCCGCGGCCAAGCCGGAGGCCATGTCCCTGGACGACCCGTTCCCCGACGCCACCTCCGTCATCACCGAGTTCGAGCCGATCGTGGACGCGGGCGACTTCATGCGGTTCGGCCGCGACATCCTCGTCCAGCGCAGCCACGTCACCAACCGGTTCGGCATCGAGTGGGTGCGGCGGCTGCTCGGCGGCGAGTTCCGGGTGCACGAGGTCGCGTTCGCCGACGACCACCCGATGCACATGAACGCCACGTTCGTCCCGCTGCGTCCCGGCCGGGTACTGATCAACCCCGAGCGGGTGCCGGAACTGCCGGAGATGTTCGCCGACTGGGACGTGCTGATCTGCCCGGAGCCCGCCATCCCCGCCGACCAGACGATGTACTTCTGCAGCCGGTGGATCGCGATGAACACCCTGATGCTCGACCAGGACCGGATCTTCGTCGAGGCGCAGGAGACCGACCTGCTGCGGCTGCTGGAGAAGGAGGGGTTCACCCCCGTCCCCGTCCCGTTCCGCACGGTCAACACCTTCGGCGGCGGCTTCCACTGCGCCACCCTCGACGTCCGCCGCCGCGGCGGGCCCGAGGACTACTTCTCCTGA
- a CDS encoding iron-containing redox enzyme family protein, translated as MTTVTEAIGAPATGMVTTGAAPTAAAASALAAYCSQRIFRPGPEVLIEGNPFRRPIGPPGAGDRDFSVPATEAEFLGSGQLVAGRVLCNAYESDMILLPPAGLASAKDDFALFYGDEVRALRDAVRPGLERYAFSFLDDAVAVPPVRTLEELQAYFLAEVGGAGAPADASGSNPAVDAAAEVTGTMRLITECRRPEEAAALHLVQLALDALTEASAMARNLGGSYGVEQSELFKIFNDEFGYGLYGAKHSTIFKEMLASVGLRTDLHAYWNFYLTSSLVGVNYFNWLTEDHRGMFRYMAAVTYLEWLFAQGFADTGAMLRAVYGDRVDAKYCDEHAHIDVHHGRMTYENLLLGLARTHGELVIPELVRGIEDTKLLLRLGDADFRAQIAWADGLDRYTEAGAALASSAMDDAESSTLRPDSPFCTGVYDSDRLVEVTSGEADVYAWATDHPHRLGTGDVLLVPRGRLHGLKAASPEARVTVRTVERTSR; from the coding sequence ATGACGACCGTTACCGAGGCGATCGGCGCACCGGCGACGGGCATGGTGACGACGGGTGCGGCGCCGACGGCGGCCGCGGCGAGCGCCCTCGCCGCGTACTGCTCGCAGCGGATCTTCCGGCCGGGGCCCGAGGTCCTCATCGAGGGCAACCCGTTCCGGCGCCCGATCGGCCCGCCCGGCGCCGGCGACCGGGACTTCTCCGTCCCGGCGACGGAGGCCGAGTTCCTCGGCAGCGGGCAGCTCGTCGCCGGCCGCGTGCTGTGCAACGCCTACGAGAGCGACATGATCCTGCTGCCGCCCGCCGGGCTGGCCTCGGCGAAGGACGACTTCGCGCTCTTCTACGGCGACGAGGTACGGGCGCTGCGCGACGCCGTCCGGCCGGGCCTGGAACGGTACGCCTTCTCCTTCCTGGACGACGCCGTCGCCGTCCCGCCGGTGCGGACCCTGGAGGAGCTGCAGGCGTACTTCCTCGCCGAGGTCGGCGGGGCCGGAGCGCCCGCGGACGCGTCCGGGAGCAACCCGGCGGTGGACGCGGCGGCCGAGGTGACCGGGACCATGCGGCTGATCACCGAGTGCCGGCGGCCGGAGGAGGCCGCGGCGCTGCACCTCGTCCAGCTCGCCCTGGACGCGCTGACCGAGGCGTCGGCGATGGCGCGCAACCTCGGCGGCTCCTACGGCGTCGAGCAGTCCGAGCTCTTCAAGATCTTCAACGACGAGTTCGGGTACGGGCTCTACGGCGCCAAGCACAGCACGATCTTCAAGGAGATGCTGGCCAGCGTCGGGCTGCGCACCGACCTGCACGCCTACTGGAACTTCTACCTGACCAGCTCCCTGGTCGGGGTGAACTACTTCAACTGGCTCACCGAGGACCACCGCGGCATGTTCCGCTACATGGCCGCGGTGACGTACCTGGAGTGGCTGTTCGCGCAGGGGTTCGCCGACACCGGCGCCATGCTCCGCGCCGTCTACGGCGACCGCGTGGACGCCAAGTACTGCGACGAGCACGCGCACATCGACGTCCACCACGGGCGGATGACCTACGAGAACCTGCTGCTCGGCCTGGCCCGCACGCACGGCGAGCTCGTCATCCCCGAGCTGGTGCGCGGCATCGAGGACACCAAGCTGCTGCTGCGCCTCGGCGACGCCGACTTCCGCGCGCAGATCGCCTGGGCCGACGGCCTCGACCGGTACACCGAGGCGGGCGCCGCGCTGGCGTCCTCCGCGATGGACGACGCCGAGTCGAGCACGCTCCGTCCGGACAGCCCGTTCTGTACCGGCGTGTACGACTCCGACCGGCTCGTGGAGGTCACGAGCGGCGAGGCGGACGTGTACGCGTGGGCGACCGACCACCCGCACCGGCTCGGCACCGGCGACGTGCTGCTGGTGCCGCGCGGCCGCCTGCACGGCCTGAAGGCCGCCTCGCCCGAGGCCCGGGTGACCGTTCGAACCGTCGAGAGGACGTCGCGATGA
- a CDS encoding 50S ribosomal protein L11 methyltransferase, producing MNSAQPQTQSAVAGIRDGMELGEFLRWGRDLHHQGRYEDAARAFELILGMDADNQEALIGRNRAVRRSVPRWHWEMLHDEERAELYDRAIRQAVASAPEALVLDIGAGSGLLAMMAARAGAREVVACEGQPSVAETAARVVRVAGYDDAVGVVSKMSTRMTVPGDLPRRAGLLVTEIVDCGLLGEGILGTIAHAREHLLAPDATIMPSRGRIIAQLIESEPLHRKNHVGKLYGFDLAPFNRLSTLEYFDSRLHRHEHRTLSEPMTVFEFDFYTADARPQRTELTVQPTAAGKMHAVAFWFEMELLPGIVVDNAPGHDSHWKQAIQCLPVPLHVQPDLPVSLVAAHDGECVRFEVESEEVVA from the coding sequence ATGAACAGCGCACAGCCGCAGACGCAGAGCGCGGTCGCCGGGATCCGTGACGGAATGGAGCTCGGCGAGTTCCTCAGGTGGGGGCGCGACCTGCACCACCAGGGCCGCTACGAGGACGCGGCCCGGGCCTTCGAACTGATCCTCGGCATGGACGCCGACAACCAGGAGGCCCTGATCGGCCGGAACCGGGCCGTCCGGCGCTCCGTCCCCCGCTGGCACTGGGAGATGCTGCACGACGAGGAGCGCGCCGAGCTGTACGACAGGGCGATCCGGCAGGCGGTGGCGTCCGCACCGGAGGCGCTGGTCCTCGACATCGGCGCCGGGTCGGGCCTGCTGGCGATGATGGCGGCGCGGGCCGGGGCGCGCGAGGTCGTGGCCTGCGAGGGCCAGCCGTCCGTCGCCGAGACGGCGGCGCGGGTGGTCCGGGTGGCCGGGTACGACGACGCGGTCGGCGTCGTGTCGAAGATGTCCACCCGCATGACGGTGCCCGGGGACCTGCCGAGGCGCGCCGGCCTGCTGGTCACCGAGATCGTCGACTGCGGGCTGCTCGGCGAGGGCATCCTCGGCACGATCGCGCACGCCCGCGAGCATCTCCTCGCCCCGGACGCGACGATCATGCCGTCGCGGGGACGGATCATCGCGCAGCTCATCGAGAGCGAGCCGCTGCACCGCAAGAACCACGTCGGCAAGCTCTACGGGTTCGACCTCGCGCCCTTCAACCGGCTGTCCACGCTGGAGTACTTCGACTCCCGGCTGCACCGGCACGAGCACCGGACGCTGTCGGAGCCGATGACGGTGTTCGAGTTCGACTTCTACACCGCGGACGCGCGGCCCCAGCGCACCGAGCTGACGGTCCAGCCGACGGCCGCGGGCAAGATGCACGCGGTCGCGTTCTGGTTCGAGATGGAACTGCTGCCGGGGATCGTCGTCGACAACGCGCCCGGCCATGACTCGCACTGGAAGCAGGCGATCCAGTGCCTGCCCGTCCCGCTGCACGTCCAGCCGGACCTGCCGGTGTCACTGGTCGCCGCCCACGACGGCGAGTGCGTCCGCTTCGAGGTCGAGTCCGAGGAGGTGGTCGCATGA
- a CDS encoding Rieske 2Fe-2S domain-containing protein: MARVIVMDLSRHNTVMVGHDRYFVLHEGERSLLVRDHCPHRGGPLSLARRTPDGRRLSCPWHGTKVGVSAVKRSCLPMVRSGDEAVVVLPETGAPVSVIHKEILANLPPDPTHDEGAESR; the protein is encoded by the coding sequence ATGGCCCGCGTCATCGTGATGGATCTGAGCCGGCACAACACCGTGATGGTCGGCCACGACCGCTATTTCGTCCTGCACGAGGGCGAGCGGTCGCTGCTCGTCCGCGACCACTGCCCGCACCGCGGCGGCCCGCTCAGCCTGGCCCGCCGCACCCCCGACGGGCGGCGGCTCAGCTGCCCGTGGCACGGCACCAAGGTCGGCGTCTCCGCCGTGAAGCGCTCCTGCCTGCCGATGGTGCGCAGCGGGGACGAGGCCGTCGTCGTCCTTCCGGAGACGGGCGCCCCCGTCTCGGTCATCCACAAGGAGATCCTCGCCAACCTGCCGCCCGATCCGACCCACGACGAAGGGGCCGAGAGCCGATGA
- a CDS encoding iron-containing redox enzyme family protein, translating to MTVQPQAAPAATHAGGTLGKRILAFAGHPLFRGDAQVVHGRNPYRRMLVPGSLAESDFDRPPGPGDWATHRSLAAHRLLGTFYEAETVLLPEQGLDGLYEDFDLFYGRDLKELRETSVSELERFAFGCLDDAVDVSGAATPEVLEAYFQHVVEEAAAGPSPALTAIADARDRKSAADLYLVQLALDGLTEASAMSRNLAGAYGPEQSALFKIFIDEFGYGVYDAKHTTIFAKMLRSRAMATHVHAYWNFYLAGPLATNNYYYYLSRDHAKFFRYAGAVTYAEAVFAPAFVEMIKVFRSIFGDTVDLHYCDEHAHIDEHHGRITRDQVLLALAGRHGPRVVPELLRGIAEARLVGGWFEDDTAAQIRWSDGLPRHRELAGSARTGSEPPQRVALTAESPFGTRSHDGDVVLEVEHGEADLVTTPTGPPERLARGEAVLIPGGRLYGIRPATPETACLLHAVSPA from the coding sequence ATGACAGTTCAACCGCAGGCGGCTCCTGCCGCCACACACGCCGGCGGCACCCTCGGAAAGCGGATCCTGGCGTTCGCCGGCCATCCGCTGTTCCGCGGTGACGCCCAGGTCGTCCACGGCCGCAACCCCTACCGCCGCATGCTCGTGCCCGGCTCGCTGGCCGAGTCCGACTTCGACCGCCCGCCGGGCCCCGGCGACTGGGCGACCCATCGCTCCCTCGCCGCACACCGGCTGCTCGGGACCTTCTACGAGGCCGAGACGGTGCTGCTCCCCGAGCAGGGGCTCGACGGCCTGTACGAGGATTTCGACCTCTTCTACGGGCGCGACCTCAAAGAACTCCGGGAGACCTCGGTCTCGGAACTGGAACGTTTCGCGTTCGGCTGTCTGGACGATGCCGTGGACGTCAGCGGCGCCGCCACGCCCGAGGTGCTGGAGGCCTACTTCCAGCACGTCGTGGAGGAGGCCGCCGCCGGGCCGTCGCCCGCGCTGACCGCCATCGCCGACGCCCGCGACCGCAAGAGCGCCGCCGACCTCTACCTGGTGCAACTCGCGCTGGACGGGCTCACCGAGGCCTCCGCCATGTCGCGCAACCTCGCCGGCGCCTACGGCCCCGAGCAGTCCGCCCTGTTCAAGATCTTCATCGATGAATTCGGCTACGGGGTCTACGACGCCAAGCACACCACGATCTTCGCCAAAATGCTGCGCAGCCGCGCGATGGCGACCCATGTGCACGCGTACTGGAACTTCTACCTGGCCGGGCCGCTGGCGACGAACAACTACTATTACTACCTGTCCCGCGACCATGCGAAGTTCTTCCGCTACGCGGGCGCCGTCACTTATGCGGAGGCTGTTTTCGCGCCCGCATTCGTGGAAATGATCAAAGTCTTCCGCAGCATATTCGGGGACACCGTCGATCTGCATTACTGCGACGAGCACGCGCACATCGACGAGCACCACGGGCGCATCACCCGGGACCAGGTGCTGCTGGCCCTGGCCGGGCGGCACGGCCCGCGGGTCGTCCCCGAGCTCCTGCGCGGCATCGCGGAGGCGCGGCTCGTCGGCGGCTGGTTCGAGGACGACACCGCGGCGCAGATCCGCTGGTCGGACGGCCTCCCCCGGCACCGGGAGCTCGCCGGTTCGGCGCGGACCGGATCCGAACCGCCGCAGCGCGTCGCGCTGACCGCCGAGAGCCCGTTCGGCACGCGCAGCCACGACGGCGACGTCGTCCTGGAGGTGGAGCACGGTGAGGCCGACCTCGTCACGACCCCCACCGGACCGCCCGAGCGGCTGGCGCGCGGCGAGGCCGTGCTGATCCCCGGCGGACGCCTCTACGGGATCCGGCCGGCGACGCCGGAGACCGCCTGCCTGCTGCACGCCGTTTCTCCCGCCTGA
- a CDS encoding helix-turn-helix domain-containing protein, with translation MRVATPSRRHTVSVLVFDGMAPFELGTVVEVFGLPRPELDVPWYDLRVCSLERGPMRAVGGFTMTAEHGLDAFASADTVLVVAVPDVRGDPPPEVVAALREAHARGSRVVSICSGAFALAAAGLLDGREATTHWRYADLLHRRFPDVRVTPDVLYVDGDDVLTGAGSAAGLDMCLHLVRKDHGARVANAVARRLVVTPHRDGGQAQFVEAAVVPPGEDDPVARAMAWALDHLAEPITVALMAREACLAPRTFLRHFQQRTGTSPLRWVVGQRVLAALPLLEGGGAPIEEVGAAVGFESPATFRHHFARTMRTSPSAYRRTFRTTTAP, from the coding sequence ATGCGCGTCGCCACCCCGTCCCGCCGGCACACGGTGTCGGTGCTGGTGTTCGACGGCATGGCGCCGTTCGAGCTCGGCACGGTCGTCGAGGTGTTCGGGTTGCCCAGGCCCGAGCTGGACGTCCCCTGGTACGACCTGCGTGTCTGCTCACTGGAACGCGGCCCGATGCGGGCGGTGGGCGGTTTCACGATGACGGCCGAACACGGTCTGGACGCGTTCGCGTCGGCGGACACCGTGCTGGTCGTCGCCGTCCCCGACGTCCGCGGGGACCCGCCGCCCGAGGTCGTCGCGGCGCTCCGGGAGGCGCACGCGCGGGGCTCCCGCGTGGTGTCCATCTGCTCGGGCGCGTTCGCCCTGGCCGCCGCCGGGCTCCTGGACGGACGGGAGGCGACCACGCACTGGCGGTACGCCGACCTGCTGCACCGCCGCTTCCCGGACGTCCGGGTGACGCCCGACGTCCTCTACGTGGACGGCGACGACGTGCTCACCGGGGCGGGCAGCGCGGCGGGTCTCGACATGTGCCTGCACCTCGTCCGCAAGGACCACGGCGCCCGGGTCGCCAACGCGGTGGCGCGGCGGCTGGTCGTCACGCCGCACCGGGACGGCGGGCAGGCGCAGTTCGTGGAGGCGGCGGTGGTCCCGCCTGGGGAGGACGACCCGGTCGCGAGGGCCATGGCCTGGGCGCTCGACCACCTCGCCGAGCCCATCACTGTCGCCCTGATGGCGCGGGAGGCGTGCCTCGCGCCACGCACGTTCCTGCGGCACTTCCAGCAGCGGACCGGGACGAGCCCGCTGCGCTGGGTGGTCGGCCAGCGGGTCCTGGCCGCGCTGCCGCTGCTGGAGGGAGGCGGCGCGCCGATCGAGGAGGTCGGCGCGGCGGTCGGCTTCGAGAGCCCCGCGACGTTCCGCCACCACTTCGCCCGGACGATGCGAACCTCCCCGTCCGCCTACCGCCGCACCTTCCGCACCACCACCGCCCCCTGA
- a CDS encoding rhodanese-like domain-containing protein, whose product MNAVSPVPATADEALRHFAARLAFETDASDVAARLAEGTPGIVVVDTRSAESWAQGHVRGAVHLPTAEIAERAAALVPAGADVVVYCWGPGCNGAQKAALEFARLGRPVKEMLGGFEYWAREGHPVETGGGAVTRRSPDPLTAPVNGVSCAC is encoded by the coding sequence ATGAACGCAGTCAGCCCGGTGCCCGCCACCGCCGACGAGGCGCTCCGGCACTTCGCCGCCCGCCTGGCCTTCGAGACGGACGCGTCCGACGTGGCCGCCCGACTCGCCGAGGGGACGCCGGGCATCGTGGTCGTCGACACCCGGAGCGCCGAGAGCTGGGCGCAGGGCCACGTCCGGGGCGCCGTCCACCTGCCCACCGCCGAGATCGCCGAACGCGCCGCCGCGCTCGTCCCCGCGGGCGCGGACGTGGTCGTCTACTGCTGGGGGCCGGGCTGCAACGGCGCTCAGAAGGCGGCGCTGGAGTTCGCCAGGCTCGGCCGTCCCGTCAAGGAGATGCTCGGCGGATTCGAGTACTGGGCGCGGGAGGGCCACCCCGTGGAGACCGGTGGCGGCGCCGTCACGCGGCGTTCACCGGACCCGCTCACCGCCCCCGTCAACGGTGTTTCCTGTGCTTGCTGA